A portion of the Pseudomonadales bacterium genome contains these proteins:
- a CDS encoding DMT family transporter has protein sequence MQTRAITLQAFFLYAICVLTWGSTWIAIKFQLGEIDPMVSVIYRFAIASALLFGWCLLARARIRLSLREHAFVALQGACMFGFNVWLTYSSEVYLTGGVVAVVFALTVLMNSFNAALFLRWPVAPMVLAGGVLGLGGVALLFWPEIERLESAAGAMHGLLLALAATYCASLGNIAATRNATFGLPVISINAWGMFYGTMLLLVIGVFKGVEFGFPQRASFAIALLYLAVFGSVVAFGAYVRLLALIGPDRAGYTSLMIPIVALLISTFFEDYRWTVAAVGGVVLIVAGNLLAMRRRVAGG, from the coding sequence ATGCAAACTCGTGCCATAACGCTGCAAGCGTTCTTCCTGTATGCGATCTGCGTGCTGACCTGGGGGTCGACATGGATCGCCATCAAGTTCCAGCTCGGCGAGATCGACCCGATGGTCTCGGTGATCTACCGTTTTGCGATCGCTTCGGCGCTGCTGTTCGGCTGGTGCCTGCTGGCACGCGCGCGCATTCGCCTCAGCCTGCGCGAGCACGCATTCGTTGCGCTGCAGGGCGCATGTATGTTTGGCTTCAATGTCTGGCTGACCTATTCGTCCGAGGTCTACCTCACCGGTGGCGTGGTCGCGGTGGTGTTCGCGCTCACGGTGCTGATGAACTCCTTCAACGCCGCATTGTTCCTGCGCTGGCCGGTGGCGCCGATGGTGCTCGCCGGTGGCGTGCTGGGTCTGGGCGGAGTCGCGCTGCTGTTCTGGCCCGAAATCGAGCGGCTCGAATCGGCAGCAGGCGCCATGCACGGGCTGCTGCTGGCGCTGGCGGCAACGTACTGCGCATCGCTCGGCAATATCGCCGCCACACGCAACGCCACCTTCGGCCTGCCGGTGATTTCGATCAACGCATGGGGCATGTTCTACGGCACCATGCTGCTGCTCGTGATCGGCGTGTTCAAGGGGGTCGAGTTCGGGTTTCCGCAGCGAGCGTCGTTCGCGATCGCACTGCTCTATCTGGCCGTGTTCGGTTCGGTCGTGGCCTTTGGTGCCTACGTGCGCCTGCTTGCGCTGATCGGACCGGACCGGGCTGGTTACACCTCACTGATGATCCCGATCGTTGCGCTGCTGATCTCGACGTTTTTTGAAGACTACCGCTGGACGGTGGCAGCCGTGGGTGGGGTCGTGCTGATCGTCGCAGGCAATCTGCTTGCGATGCGGCGCCGCGTGGCCGGGGGATGA
- a CDS encoding translation initiation factor produces the protein MGKKSLRQDPVEPASPGAFAALAALRGTLPAGPEPQAVAASAQSPFAGRIVVTRERKGRGGKIVTRVCGIDLDGDALEALAREMRQALGTGGAVEGDAIVLHGEQSARVTGWLAARGATRVVKGN, from the coding sequence ATGGGAAAGAAGTCGCTACGGCAAGACCCGGTGGAACCTGCCTCCCCCGGTGCCTTCGCAGCACTGGCTGCGTTGCGCGGCACGCTGCCCGCTGGTCCCGAGCCGCAGGCGGTGGCTGCGAGCGCACAGTCGCCATTCGCAGGACGTATCGTGGTCACGCGCGAGCGCAAGGGACGCGGCGGGAAAATCGTGACACGGGTGTGCGGCATCGATCTCGACGGCGACGCCCTCGAGGCACTGGCGCGCGAGATGCGGCAGGCGTTGGGCACCGGAGGAGCGGTGGAAGGCGACGCCATCGTATTGCACGGAGAACAGTCGGCACGCGTCACCGGATGGCTTGCAGCACGCGGTGCGACACGGGTAGTCAAGGGCAACTGA
- a CDS encoding anion permease, with amino-acid sequence MDWQGWFTVALTVAVLATLITVPRLGTDVVLMGALLLLGATGILTPDEALAGFANTGLMTVAAMFVIAAGIRASGGVDLVVEKVLGKPTGPRHALVRLMVPVVGLSAFLNNTPVVATMIPAVSQWARRIRVPSSTLMIPLSYASILGGTITLIGTSTNLVVNGQYQALTGKPGFALFDIAPLGLIVAAAGTLFVVIVAPKLLRVRRSPDQTFADTRKFTFEVAVAQDGPMVGKTIQQASLRNLERIYLAEIERDGGVITAVAPEEILRGGDRLVFVGETEAIVDILRINGLVPAVGSKPALERHVPERRLVEAVVAEHCEVVGQTIRDGRFRDLYGAVVLAVARNGEHIRGRLSSIILEPGDLLLLEARPAVVNRLKHSRDFLLMNVLEHELPDHSHAWISWGILVAIVALATSGVLSMLYAGLFGVAAMLATGCISTNEARRSLDLPVLVTIAASFALGNALEKTGAASFLGNGIVGFAGGNPWLLLALVYLSVMMLTEMITNNAAAMLMLPVALAVAQRAGLHDVPYVMAVMMAASASFATPIGYQCNLMVYGPGGYRFSDFLRIGIPMNCLVAAVTIAAIPLIWPLHA; translated from the coding sequence ATGGACTGGCAAGGGTGGTTCACGGTTGCTCTTACCGTGGCCGTGCTGGCAACGCTGATAACCGTGCCGCGCCTGGGTACCGATGTGGTGCTGATGGGGGCACTGTTGCTGCTCGGCGCGACCGGAATCCTCACGCCGGATGAGGCGCTGGCCGGCTTTGCGAATACCGGCCTGATGACCGTGGCCGCGATGTTCGTCATCGCAGCAGGAATTCGCGCTTCCGGCGGTGTCGATCTGGTCGTCGAGAAAGTCCTTGGCAAGCCGACGGGACCGCGGCATGCGCTGGTGCGCCTGATGGTGCCTGTGGTGGGACTTTCGGCGTTTCTGAACAACACGCCGGTGGTGGCGACGATGATCCCGGCCGTGAGCCAGTGGGCACGACGCATCCGCGTCCCGAGTTCGACGCTGATGATTCCGCTGAGCTACGCGTCGATCCTCGGCGGCACGATCACGCTGATCGGTACCAGCACCAACCTGGTCGTGAACGGACAGTACCAGGCGCTGACCGGCAAGCCCGGCTTCGCATTGTTCGACATTGCGCCGCTCGGGCTGATCGTGGCGGCCGCCGGCACCCTGTTCGTCGTGATCGTGGCGCCGAAGTTGCTGCGGGTACGACGCAGTCCGGACCAGACGTTTGCCGATACGCGCAAGTTCACCTTCGAAGTCGCGGTCGCACAGGATGGTCCGATGGTCGGCAAGACGATCCAGCAGGCCAGTCTGCGCAATCTGGAGCGTATCTACCTGGCCGAGATCGAGCGTGATGGCGGCGTCATCACCGCAGTCGCGCCAGAGGAGATTCTGCGAGGCGGTGATCGTCTGGTGTTCGTCGGCGAGACCGAGGCGATCGTCGATATCCTGCGCATCAACGGGCTGGTTCCCGCGGTAGGCAGCAAGCCGGCGCTGGAGCGCCATGTGCCGGAGCGCAGGCTGGTCGAAGCGGTTGTAGCCGAACACTGCGAGGTGGTAGGGCAGACGATCCGCGACGGGCGTTTTCGTGACCTCTACGGCGCGGTCGTGCTTGCGGTGGCGCGTAACGGCGAACACATACGCGGACGTCTGAGTTCGATCATTCTCGAGCCGGGTGATCTGCTGCTCCTCGAGGCGCGGCCGGCCGTCGTCAACCGGCTCAAACACTCGCGTGATTTCCTGCTGATGAACGTGCTCGAACACGAGTTGCCGGACCATTCACACGCGTGGATCTCGTGGGGAATCCTCGTTGCGATCGTCGCACTCGCGACCAGCGGCGTGCTGAGCATGCTGTACGCAGGGTTGTTCGGCGTGGCGGCGATGCTTGCCACGGGCTGCATCAGCACGAACGAAGCGCGACGCAGCCTCGACCTGCCCGTGCTGGTCACGATCGCGGCGAGCTTCGCGCTCGGCAATGCGCTGGAGAAGACCGGAGCCGCGAGCTTTCTTGGCAATGGCATCGTCGGCTTTGCGGGGGGGAATCCGTGGCTGCTGCTCGCGCTGGTCTACCTCAGCGTGATGATGCTGACCGAGATGATCACCAACAACGCTGCCGCCATGCTGATGCTGCCGGTTGCACTCGCGGTTGCCCAGCGTGCGGGGCTCCACGATGTGCCGTACGTGATGGCGGTCATGATGGCCGCTTCGGCGAGTTTCGCGACACCGATCGGCTACCAGTGCAACCTGATGGTCTACGGACCGGGCGGTTACCGCTTCTCGGATTTCCTGCGCATCGGCATTCCGATGAACTGCCTGGTGGCGGCGGTCACGATCGCGGCGATACCGCTGATCTGGCCATTGCATGCGTGA
- the panP gene encoding putative pyridoxal-dependent aspartate 1-decarboxylase: protein MSEPQKTAEASLETLHRIFTVPEAPDSTLARLEAGISANLHGFLREHIVATRRSMSDIEDDFTDTRIPEDPVFVSEQAEFLMRKVVAESVHTASPTFVGHMTSALPYFMLPLAKMMIALNQNTVKTETSKAFTPLERQVLGILHRLVFGNDDAFYARYVQDSRHALGAFCSGGTVANLTALWVARNNALPADGSFEGVSREGLHRALAHHGYDDAAIVVSRLGHYSIGKAADLLGLGVKSVHAVEVDAHNHVDLTAMERTCRRLRARGVKIIALIGLAGTTETGSVDALAPLAELAAGIGTHFHVDAAWGGPTLFSSRWRHLLAGIEHADSVTLDAHKQLYVPMGSGMTLFRDPSAARVIEHHARYVIREGSRDLGSKTLEGSRPGMAMLVHSGLAILGRRGYELLIDTGIDNAQHFAAMVRAAPDFELTSEPELNILTYRHVPQSLQQALATADAQTAAHINEELNAVTRDIQRLQRAAGKSFVSRTTLHAPRHRGQAIDVFRVVLANPLTDLAILAQILDEQRALAAGDAVAARLAACLAALGLPATRPLQSRAFPAPG from the coding sequence ATGAGCGAACCGCAAAAGACCGCCGAGGCTTCACTGGAGACGCTGCATCGCATCTTCACCGTCCCCGAGGCACCCGACTCCACGCTGGCGCGCCTGGAAGCCGGGATATCGGCCAACCTGCACGGCTTCCTGCGCGAGCACATCGTTGCGACCCGGCGCAGCATGAGCGACATCGAAGACGACTTCACGGACACACGCATTCCCGAAGACCCTGTGTTCGTCTCGGAACAGGCCGAGTTCCTGATGCGCAAGGTGGTCGCGGAATCGGTTCATACCGCCTCACCGACCTTCGTCGGCCACATGACTTCGGCGCTGCCGTACTTCATGTTGCCGCTGGCGAAGATGATGATCGCGCTGAACCAGAACACCGTGAAGACCGAGACGTCCAAGGCGTTCACGCCGCTCGAGCGCCAGGTGCTCGGCATCCTGCACCGGCTGGTATTCGGCAACGATGATGCGTTCTACGCACGCTACGTGCAGGACTCCCGGCACGCACTTGGCGCGTTCTGCTCCGGCGGCACGGTCGCGAATCTCACCGCGCTGTGGGTTGCGCGCAACAATGCACTGCCAGCAGACGGAAGTTTCGAAGGCGTGAGCCGCGAAGGACTGCATCGGGCACTGGCGCACCATGGCTACGATGACGCTGCAATCGTGGTGTCGCGTCTCGGGCACTACTCGATCGGCAAGGCGGCCGACCTGCTGGGGCTGGGAGTGAAATCGGTGCATGCAGTCGAGGTCGACGCTCACAACCACGTCGATCTCACCGCGATGGAGCGTACCTGTCGCCGGCTGCGCGCGCGTGGCGTGAAGATCATCGCACTGATCGGGCTGGCCGGGACCACCGAGACCGGCAGCGTCGACGCACTGGCACCGCTGGCCGAACTCGCTGCCGGAATCGGCACCCACTTCCATGTCGACGCCGCATGGGGTGGACCAACGCTGTTTTCCTCGCGCTGGCGCCACCTGCTCGCAGGCATCGAGCACGCCGACTCGGTGACCCTCGATGCCCACAAGCAGCTCTACGTACCCATGGGCTCCGGCATGACGCTGTTCCGTGATCCGAGCGCCGCGCGCGTCATCGAACATCACGCGCGCTACGTGATTCGCGAGGGATCACGCGATCTTGGCAGCAAGACGCTGGAAGGATCGCGCCCCGGCATGGCGATGCTCGTCCACTCGGGTCTCGCGATCCTCGGACGCCGTGGCTACGAGCTGCTGATCGACACCGGCATCGACAACGCGCAGCACTTTGCGGCGATGGTGCGGGCCGCACCCGATTTCGAACTCACCAGCGAACCGGAACTCAATATCCTGACCTATCGCCACGTTCCGCAATCGCTGCAACAGGCTCTGGCCACCGCCGACGCGCAGACCGCAGCCCACATCAACGAGGAACTCAACGCGGTCACGCGCGACATCCAGCGCCTGCAGCGTGCAGCGGGCAAATCCTTCGTGTCGCGCACCACGCTGCATGCCCCCAGGCACCGGGGCCAGGCCATCGACGTATTCCGCGTGGTGCTCGCAAACCCGTTGACCGACCTCGCGATCCTTGCGCAGATCCTCGACGAGCAGCGTGCGCTCGCCGCGGGCGACGCGGTGGCTGCACGCCTCGCCGCCTGCCTGGCCGCGCTTGGACTGCCTGCGACACGGCCGCTACAATCGCGCGCTTTCCCTGCCCCCGGGTGA
- the argS gene encoding arginine--tRNA ligase yields the protein MNLRDQLNSAVETAMRAVGIPSDCQALLTQSTRPEFGDYQANGAMAAAKRMRSNPRELAARIVAAFDGGAMVERLEIAGPGFINIHLSDDFLATHIETAAGDPRLGIAARADPHTVVVDYSSPNLAKEMHVGHLRSTIIGDAVVRALEFCGERVIRQNHVGDWGTQFGMLIAHLERIAAGGGTIDGAALADLEAFYRDAKLAFDSDPVFADKAREYVVRLQSGDAHCRLLWQRFIDISIAHSEEIYRKLNVSLARADIRAESAYNDDLPQIIAELDARGLLALSEGARVVYLDEMRDREGGPMAVIVQKADGGYLYATTDLAAARYRAHGLHADRILYFIDDRQKLHMQQVFAIARRAGFAPAAVSLEHHPFGKMLGEDGRPFKTRSGGTVKLAELLDEAVDHAARLLAERNADLTDAERNTVARQVGIGAVKYADLSKNRTSDYVFSWEHMLSFDGNTAPYLQYACTRVRSVFRKAGIDPRSVAAAVRITAPEERALALRLLQFAEALHAVTHDAAPHLLCAYLYELAGLFMRFYEGCPILRDDIDDATRASRLRLADMTARTLATGLDLLGIETPERM from the coding sequence ATGAATCTGCGCGACCAGCTCAACAGCGCCGTCGAGACCGCGATGCGCGCCGTCGGTATCCCGTCCGACTGCCAGGCTCTGCTCACGCAGAGTACACGCCCCGAGTTCGGCGACTATCAGGCCAACGGCGCGATGGCGGCAGCGAAGCGCATGCGCAGCAACCCGCGCGAGCTCGCGGCGCGCATCGTCGCCGCATTCGACGGTGGTGCGATGGTCGAGCGGCTCGAGATTGCCGGACCAGGGTTCATCAACATCCACCTCTCGGACGATTTTCTCGCCACGCACATCGAGACCGCTGCCGGCGATCCACGGCTCGGCATCGCCGCGCGGGCCGATCCGCACACCGTGGTGGTGGACTATTCCTCGCCGAACCTCGCCAAGGAGATGCACGTCGGGCACCTGCGCAGCACGATCATCGGCGATGCGGTGGTACGTGCACTCGAGTTCTGCGGCGAACGCGTGATCCGCCAGAACCACGTCGGCGACTGGGGCACGCAGTTCGGCATGCTGATCGCGCACCTCGAACGCATCGCAGCCGGCGGTGGCACCATCGACGGGGCCGCACTGGCCGATCTCGAGGCGTTCTATCGCGACGCCAAGCTCGCCTTCGACAGCGACCCGGTGTTTGCCGACAAGGCGCGTGAATACGTGGTGCGCCTGCAGTCCGGCGATGCGCACTGCAGGCTGCTGTGGCAGCGGTTCATCGATATCTCGATCGCGCACAGCGAGGAGATCTACCGCAAGCTCAACGTGTCGCTGGCGCGCGCCGACATTCGCGCCGAGAGCGCCTACAACGACGACCTGCCGCAGATCATCGCCGAACTGGACGCACGCGGCCTGCTGGCGCTCAGCGAAGGCGCACGCGTGGTCTACCTCGACGAGATGCGGGACCGCGAGGGCGGTCCGATGGCGGTGATCGTGCAGAAGGCCGACGGAGGCTATCTGTATGCGACCACCGACCTCGCGGCAGCGCGCTATCGCGCGCACGGGCTGCATGCGGACCGCATCCTGTACTTCATCGACGACCGCCAGAAGCTGCACATGCAGCAGGTGTTCGCGATCGCACGCCGGGCCGGCTTCGCCCCCGCTGCGGTATCGCTCGAGCATCATCCATTCGGCAAGATGCTCGGCGAGGACGGACGGCCGTTCAAGACACGTTCGGGCGGCACCGTGAAGCTGGCCGAGCTGCTCGACGAGGCGGTCGATCACGCGGCACGACTGCTCGCCGAACGCAACGCGGACCTGACGGACGCCGAACGCAACACCGTTGCACGCCAGGTCGGGATCGGTGCGGTGAAATACGCCGATCTTTCGAAGAACCGCACCAGCGACTACGTGTTCAGCTGGGAACACATGCTGAGCTTCGACGGCAACACGGCTCCGTACCTGCAGTACGCCTGCACCCGCGTGCGCAGTGTCTTCCGCAAGGCGGGAATCGATCCACGCTCCGTTGCCGCTGCGGTGCGCATCACGGCACCCGAGGAACGCGCGCTGGCGCTGCGGCTGTTGCAGTTCGCCGAGGCACTGCATGCGGTCACCCACGATGCGGCACCACACCTGCTGTGCGCCTACCTGTACGAGCTGGCAGGACTGTTCATGCGGTTCTACGAAGGCTGCCCGATCCTGCGCGACGATATCGACGATGCCACGCGTGCGTCGCGACTGCGCCTCGCCGACATGACCGCACGCACGCTCGCCACCGGCCTCGATCTTCTGGGCATCGAAACTCCCGAGCGCATGTAA
- a CDS encoding sulfite exporter TauE/SafE family protein, giving the protein MFETESLLLAVLILIAAILYAAIGHAGASGYLAAMALFGVAPAVMRPTALTLNILVALIATWKFYRIGAFSWRVFVPLAAGSVPFAWLGGTLTPPAGVYKALVGAVLIYAALMSLKRAGQPPGDTLRAPPPALLLVAGGGLGLLSGLTGVGGGIFLSPLLLLMRWAEVRQVSGIAAAFILLNSIAGLAGVVRVAPALPEALPLWAMAAVCGGLVGAELGSRRIGSTAIQRLVAVVLVIAGIKMIATA; this is encoded by the coding sequence GTGTTCGAAACCGAAAGCCTGCTGCTCGCCGTACTGATCCTGATCGCTGCGATCCTGTATGCCGCGATCGGTCACGCAGGCGCTTCCGGCTACCTGGCCGCAATGGCTCTGTTCGGTGTCGCGCCAGCGGTGATGCGACCCACTGCGCTCACGCTGAACATCCTCGTTGCCCTGATCGCGACCTGGAAGTTCTATCGCATCGGTGCGTTTTCCTGGCGCGTCTTCGTGCCACTCGCCGCGGGTTCGGTGCCGTTCGCATGGCTGGGCGGCACACTGACGCCGCCCGCAGGCGTCTACAAGGCACTGGTCGGAGCCGTGCTGATCTACGCGGCACTGATGTCGCTGAAGCGTGCCGGCCAACCGCCTGGCGATACGCTGCGCGCACCACCGCCGGCGCTGCTGCTGGTTGCCGGAGGCGGACTCGGTTTGCTGTCGGGACTCACCGGTGTCGGCGGGGGCATTTTTCTCAGCCCCTTGCTGCTGCTGATGCGCTGGGCTGAAGTCAGGCAGGTGTCGGGAATCGCTGCGGCATTCATCCTGCTGAACTCGATCGCCGGACTGGCAGGCGTGGTGCGCGTGGCACCGGCGCTGCCGGAGGCACTGCCGCTGTGGGCGATGGCAGCGGTGTGCGGCGGACTGGTGGGCGCCGAACTCGGCAGCCGGCGCATCGGCAGCACGGCGATCCAGCGCCTGGTCGCGGTGGTGCTGGTGATCGCCGGCATCAAGATGATCGCCACCGCATGA